A window of Tetrapisispora phaffii CBS 4417 chromosome 9, complete genome contains these coding sequences:
- the PTM1 gene encoding Ptm1p (similar to Saccharomyces cerevisiae YHL017W and PTM1 (YKL039W); ancestral locus Anc_2.552) encodes MMLLLYFFTLINFLIAFTNANKIKLSDNSYRVCSGMYSKEDYGGKVDPFISFNLKEISDLAAGDPGLVVAIFDFQDYEHLGVRLPDGEYYYICDDYAIDMKLCNATNKNQFIIQDVVYDPYTSKNRTIVHQIMNFSQSSLGLHETKYPITKTGYYCVTAFTYSSTTKFNAVVNFRNAFGHLPAAEINKLPLYGLLGVCYVIAMSLYSFSFWKHKHEILPLQRYLLAFFFFLTLESIFTWAYYDIKNEKGLTAGVTVYMVFLSILTAGKVTFSFFLLLIVGLGYGIVFPKLNKTLMRRCQLFAALTFSLTTANFIQNYLSDPESTSPLILITFIPMGLSFFVFYYMVLRSMSNTIGYLKEQRQVVKLNMYKKLIAIIYASLMLVLVGTAFSSFFFIGHNTIDMIEQHWRTKFFYTDFWPTLVYFGVFVTLAFIWRPTSTSYMLASSQQLPTDPSNVADFDLDDLQSLGEVIESPRNNGNPDDLDLDFTDDEEQNDHTKTNSAEHQTTDGITSPK; translated from the coding sequence ATGATGCtattgttatattttttcacattaatcaattttttgatagcATTCACCAATgctaataaaattaaattatctgaTAATTCATACAGAGTATGCTCTGGTATGTATTCTAAAGAAGATTATGGTGGTAAAGTTGATccatttatttcatttaatttgaaagaaattaGCGATTTAGCTGCCGGAGATCCAGGATTAGTAGTTGCTATATTCGATTTCCAAGATTATGAACATTTAGGTGTTCGATTACCAGATGGTGAATATTACTATATTTGTGATGATTATGCTATTGACATGAAATTATGTAATGCaacaaacaaaaatcaGTTCATTATTCAAGACGTAGTGTATGATCCATACACATCTAAAAACAGAACTATAGTACATCAAATTATGAACTTCTCACAAAGTTCATTAGGCTTACACGAAACTAAATATCCAATAACTAAAACTGGTTACTACTGTGTCACAGCATTTACATACAGTTCTACAACTAAATTTAATGCTGTTGTTAATTTTAGAAATGCTTTTGGTCATCTACCAGCTGCAGagattaataaattacCTCTTTATGGTTTATTAGGTGTTTGCTATGTCATTGCAATGTCTTTGTATTCTTTCTCGTTTTGGAAACATAAACATGAAATATTACCATTacaaagatatttattagctttctttttcttcctcACATTAGAATCTATTTTCACTTGGGCTTATTACGATATTAAGAACGAAAAAGGTTTAACTGCAGGTGTCACTGTATATATGGTATTCTTGTCCATTTTAACAGCAGGTAAAGTAACCTTTTCAttcttcttattattaattgttgGTTTAGGCTATGGTATTGTTTTCCctaaattaaacaaaacTTTAATGAGAAGATGTCAATTATTTGCAGCACTTACTTTCAGTTTAACTACTGCAAATttcattcaaaattatttgtcTGATCCAGAAAGCACATCTCCACTAATATTGATTACATTTATTCCAATGGGactttcattttttgtattttacTACATGGTATTAAGATCTATGTCTAATACAATTGGTTACTTAAAAGAACAAAGACAAGTTGTTAAGTTAAACATGTACAAGAAATTAATTGCAATTATTTATGCATCATTAATGTTAGTATTGGTTGGTACCGCATTTTCCtcattcttcttcattGGTCATAATACCATTGACATGATTGAACAACACTGGAGAACTAAATTTTTCTACACTGATTTCTGGCCAACACTGGTCTACTTTGGTGTCTTTGTTACACTAGCGTTCATTTGGAGACCAACTTCTACCTCATATATGTTAGCATCTTCTCAACAATTACCAACTGATCCAAGTAATGTAGCTGATTTTGATTTAGATGATCTTCAATCACTAGGGGAAGTTATCGAATCTCCAAGGAATAATGGAAACCCTGATGACCTGGATTTAGATTTTACAGATGATGAGGAGCAAAATGATCATACAAAGACAAATAGTGCTGAACATCAAACCACAGATGGTATTACATCtccaaaataa
- the TPHA0I02430 gene encoding KilA-N domain-containing protein (similar to Saccharomyces cerevisiae PHD1 (YKL043W) and SOK2 (YMR016C); ancestral locus Anc_2.564), translating into MIMSYSEPAQANNAFVINNLNGTKIATSNNNNNEMNNFNKPNIILPTSVTPEIGRNHTIPRLTTILWKDEITVCYQVIANGVVVLRRADNHMVNGTKLLNVTGMTRGRRDRMLRSEKERHVVKVGLMHSKGVWIPLERARYLAEKTNISDFLYPLLSDDLPEIVKMHELTQRKMINTTPSYTTPYASDNSHKDNIIQRIHTTEYARGPQYEYTHPYTYPQPPQLDPGAAHLQHINPQLQQQLQQQQQQQHVLQQYPPQLHQFYPQLDYQQSPQPTVIFHHLSPNTMNHDHINGTPAHGPGHMNYPNDHNR; encoded by the coding sequence atgataatgagCTATTCTGAACCGGCCCAAGCAAACAATGCTTTTGTAATTAATAACTTAAATGGCACGAAAATTGCCACCagtaacaataataataatgaaatgaataattttaacaagccaaatataatattgcCAACGTCAGTCACACCAGAAATAGGACGTAATCATACTATTCCCAGATTAACTACAATACTATGGAAGGATGAAATCACAGTATGTTATCAAGTAATAGCTAACGGTGTAGTAGTGCTTCGAAGAGCAGATAACCATATGGTTAATGGTACGAAACTGCTGAATGTTACTGGAATGACCAGAGGTAGACGAGATAGAATGTTGAGATCAGAGAAAGAGAGACACGTTGTTAAAGTTGGGTTAATGCATTCAAAAGGTGTATGGATTCCACTAGAGCGGGCAAGGTATTTAGCGGAAAAAACTAATATATCGGATTTTCTATATCCATTACTTTCAGATGATCTACCGGAGATTGTTAAGATGCATGAGTTAActcaaagaaaaatgataaatacAACACCGTCCTACACGACACCATATGCATCCGACAACAGTCATAAGGACAACATAATCCAACGTATACATACTACAGAGTATGCAAGAGGACCGCAGTATGAGTATACTCATCCATATACATATCCTCAGCCGCCCCAGCTAGATCCTGGCGCGGCACATTTGCAACACATTAATCCACAATTGCAACAGCAACtacagcagcagcagcagcagcaacaCGTTCTCCAACAATATCCACCGCAACTGCACCAGTTTTATCCACAGCTAGACTATCAACAAAGTCCGCAACCGACTGTAATATTCCACCATTTATCCCCAAACACCATGAATCATGATCATATCAATGGCACACCTGCCCATGGCCCTGGCCATATGAATTACCCGAACGACCACAATAGATAA
- the APM2 gene encoding Apm2p (similar to Saccharomyces cerevisiae APM2 (YHL019C); ancestral locus Anc_2.555) — MSSCLFILDELLEPLISKNTKPVRNLPDIIKSFKESWTPTSPPIITVSNWHYVYVKRDALWFVAAIHYMDEKCMNLMMILFYLDQLYYLLKNYFKKELLTKLLIIDNALLVTELMDESIDFGIIQMTDPSIIRDYIRVKINNSIATGNNSNDDSDDSDTESASSKKNAKSLGSYMPSANNLTNLWKGYSTKDETLNENVNNDNFENNDDETYINSHIARTTTMAVSWRTKGIYYAKNEFFLDVVESVQYLMNFKDKVIRRNLIHGQIKCKSYLSGMPTLRIALNKILQDDKQFLGHAKFHQCVSLNSINIKDLEKDLEGPNDISNKNFVNKKEIEFIPPDGEFVLCQYELRRHVKDPPVINMTSFDIKPNFKKFRVQISLKIETHFKRQNSTSLMTIKIPLLQLFNDYKIDLSKQPRFKSDVGKVLFNISEDFLIWEIDALKGGHGENEKGMVAEFFLFNQEEYDRLQEEAKISMNPPPLRNGPKLEELYEEMHENEDAEDTALKMKTQYVFMQFEIPYSTCSGLKVEYLKIEEDLLKYQSFPWVRYKTLNDDEYAFIV; from the coding sequence ATGTCTTCCTGTTTATTCATTTTAGATGAACTATTGGAACCTTTAATCtcaaaaaatacaaaacCTGTACGAAATCTTCCtgatattataaaatcttttaaGGAGTCGTGGACACCAACATCTCCTCCTATAATAACAGTTTCTAATTGGCATTATGTATATGTCAAAAGAGATGCATTATGGTTTGTAGCAGCAATTCATTATATGGATGAAAAATGtatgaatttaatgatgatattattcTACTTGGATCAGTTATATTaccttttaaaaaattatttcaagaAAGAATTGTTAACTAAACTTTTGATTATCGATAATGCATTGCTAGTTACTGAATTAATGGATGAAAGTATAGATTTCGGTATAATACAAATGACAGATCCCAGTATTATTCGTGATTACATTAGagttaaaattaataactCAATTGCAACTGGTAATAACAGTAATGATGACTCTGATGATAGTGATACAGAAAGTGCAtcttcaaagaaaaatgcCAAATCCTTAGGTTCGTATATGCCATCTGCAAATAACTTAACTAATTTATGGAAAGGTTATTCAACTAAAGATGAGACTTTGAAtgaaaatgttaataatgataattttgaaaataatgacgATGAAACGTATATTAATAGTCACATTGCAAGAACCACTACAATGGCCGTTTCTTGGAGAACAAAAGGTATATATTACgcaaaaaatgaatttttccTAGATGTTGTAGAGAGTGTCCAATACCTGATGAATTTCAAAGATAAAGtaataagaagaaatttAATACATGGTCAAATTAAATGTAAAAGTTACTTATCAGGTATGCCTACTTTAAGGATTGCCTTGAACAAGATATTGCAGGATGATAAACAGTTTCTTGGCCATGCTAAATTCCATCAATGTGTATCATTAAACtcaattaatattaaagacCTTGAGAAAGATTTAGAAGGACCTAATGACATAAGTAATAAAAACTTTGTAAACAAAAAAGAGATAGAATTTATTCCACCAGATGGAGAGTTTGTTCTTTGTCAATACGAACTAAGAAGACACGTAAAAGACCCTCCCGTCATTAACATGACATCATTTGACATCAAACcaaactttaaaaaatttagagTTCagatttcattaaaaattgaaactCATTTTAAGAGACAAAATTCCACTTCATTGATGACTATTAAAATTCCGTTACTACAATTATTCAATGACTATAAGATTGATTTATCGAAACAACCGAGATTCAAGAGTGATGTTGGTAAAgttttgtttaatatttcagaaGATTTTCTAATATGGGAAATTGATGCTTTGAAAGGTGGGCATGgagaaaatgaaaaggGTATGGTTGCCgaattttttctctttaaCCAAGAAGAATATGATAGGTTACAAGAAGAGGCAAAAATCTCTATGAATCCTCCCCCACTTAGAAACGGACCAAAGTTGGAAGAATTATATGAAGAGATGCATGAGAATGAGGACGCAGAAGATACTgcattaaaaatgaaaaccCAATATGTATTTATGCAATTTGAAATACCGTATTCTACCTGTAGTGGTTTAAAagttgaatatttgaaaatcGAAGAAGATCTCTTAAAGTATCAATCATTCCCTTGGGTTAGATATAAGACATTAAATGATGACGAATATGCATTTATAgtttaa
- the NAS2 gene encoding Nas2p (similar to Saccharomyces cerevisiae NAS2 (YIL007C); ancestral locus Anc_7.130), whose product MWFYFLYFSTVWNLIYAFFFCFCSVRVSVWQKKLVLENYFSTALSKRENQNIHIIMSLSSEISRKFEIDKTITAQLAAIDKLSIDNLIELKKQIEFQLDGHIGQLEILENDGNSTNGTGNYLVDGFPRSDLDLISIRFVRRNIIMLKNDLEKLINILYEKLNNNSKLSSNKPIPQQLKSFILFSGIVKGSPSEKSGLKENDKLITINQLNYKNYKNLNDIKLILQSNLNKNVHLKILRESSGKYHDLILMPTDKWNGQGILGCRITEIST is encoded by the coding sequence ATGTGGTTTTACTTTTTGTATTTTAGTACAGTGTGGAATTTAATTTATgcttttttcttttgtttttgttctGTCCGTGTATCTGTTTGGCAAAAGAAATTGGTATTggaaaattatttttctaCTGCATTGAGCAAGAgagaaaatcaaaatatacaCATTATTATGTCGTTGAGTTCTGAAATTTCTAGAAAATTCGAAATTGACAAGACTATTACAGCTCAACTAGCtgcaattgataaattatcaattgataacCTAATTGAACTGAAGAAACAAATTGAGTTTCAACTAGATGGACATATCGGACAATTAgaaatattagaaaatgacGGTAATAGCACGAATGGTACAGGCAATTATTTAGTAGATGGTTTCCCAAGAAGTGATTTggatttaatttcaattagaTTTGtaagaagaaatataattatgCTGAAGaatgatttagaaaaattaattaatattctctatgaaaaattaaataacaattctaaattatcatcaaataAACCAATTCCACAACAATTAAAATCGTTTATACTCTTTTCCGGAATTGTGAAAGGTTCTCCAAGTGAAAAATCGGGTTTAAAAGAAAACgataaattaattacaattaatcaattaaattataaaaactataagaatttaaatgatattaaactAATCTTacaatcaaatttaaataaaaatgttcaTTTGAAAATCTTAAGAGAAAGTTCAGGCAAATATCatgatttaatattaatgcCTACAGATAAATGGAATGGTCAAGGTATACTAGGCTGTAGAATTACTGAAATATCAACCTAG
- the ERG5 gene encoding C-22 sterol desaturase (similar to Saccharomyces cerevisiae ERG5 (YMR015C); ancestral locus Anc_2.562): MAEVIVNRVAQNATDAIIQNQSVLSSIQEMSYWKIFFTFISVVLVWDQVSYQIKKGSIAGPRFKFYPIIGPFLESLDPKFEEYKAKWDSGELSCVSIFHKFVVIASTRDLSRKILQAPKYVKPCVVDVAIKILRPSNWVFLDGKAHTDYRRSLNGLFTKAALAKYLPSQEKIMDKYIEKFVEFSKETDYEPRVFFHEMREILCALSLGSFCGDWITEDQVRGIADDYYLVTAALELVNFPIILPFTKTWYGKRTADAAMKIFENCAQMSKDYIAKGGEPKCVMDAWCKLMHDAKYKNDEDSRLFHREFSNKEISEAIFTFLFASQDASSSLACWLFQIVADRPDVLQKIREEQLAVRNNDMNTELTIDLIEKMEYTSMVVKETLRYRPPVLMVPYVVKNNFPVTPSYTAPKGAMLISTLYPSLHDPEVYDDPEEFIPERWVEGSKANDNKKNWLVFGCGPHVCLGQTYVLITFAALLGKFALHTEFEHKVTPLSEKIKVFATIFPKDDLFMSFKKRDPITGEVTE; the protein is encoded by the coding sequence ATGGCTGAAGTCATTGTTAACAGAGTTGCTCAAAATGCTACTGATGCAATCATTCAGAACCAATCTGTTCTAAGCTCAATTCAAGAAATGTCATATTGGAAAATTTTCTTCACTTTTATTTCCGTCGTATTGGTTTGGGACCAAGTCTCttatcaaattaaaaaaggTTCAATTGCCGGTCCAAGGTTTAAATTCTATCCAATCATCGGTCCTTTCTTGGAATCATTAGATCCAAAATTCGAAGAATACAAAGCTAAGTGGGATTCTGGTGAATTATCATGTGTCTCTATCTTCCATAAATTCGTCGTCATCGCCTCCACTAGGGATTTATCAAGAAAAATCTTGCAAGCTCCAAAGTATGTCAAACCTTGTGTCGTCGATGTTGCCATTAAAATCTTAAGGCCTTCCAATTGGGTCTTCTTAGATGGTAAGGCTCACACCGACTACAGAAGATCATTGAATGGGTTGTTCACTAAAGCCGCTTTAGCTAAATATTTACCAAGTCAGGAAAAAATTATGgacaaatatattgaaaaattcgTTGAATTCTCAAAGGAAACTGATTATGAACCTCGTGTCTTCTTCCATGAAATGAGAGAAATCTTATGTGCCTTGTCTTTAGGTTCCTTCTGTGGTGACTGGATCACTGAGGATCAAGTCAGAGGAATCGCTGATGATTACTATTTGGTCACTGCTGCGTTGGAATTAGTCAATTTCCCAATTATCTTGCCATTCACAAAGACTTGGTACGGTAAGAGAACCGCTGATGCCGCTATGAAGATTTTCGAAAATTGTGCTCAAATGTCAAAGGATTACATTGCTAAAGGTGGTGAACCAAAGTGTGTTATGGACGCTTGGTGTAAATTAATGCATGATGCTAAGTACAAGAACGATGAAGATTCAAGATTATTCCACAGAGAATTCTCTAACAAAGAAATTTCTGAAGCTATTTTCACTTTCTTATTTGCCTCTCAAGATGCTTCCTCCTCTCTAGCTTGTTGGTTATTCCAAATTGTTGCTGACCGTCCAGATgttttacaaaaaattagaGAAGAACAATTAGCCGTTAGAAACAATGACATGAACACTGAATTAACTATTGacttaattgaaaaaatggAATACACCAGCATGGTTGTCAAGGAAACTCTACGTTATAGACCACCAGTCTTAATGGTTCCATATGTTGTCAAGAACAATTTCCCAGTTACTCCATCTTACACTGCTCCAAAGGGTGCTATGTTGATTTCCACTTTATATCCATCTCTACATGATCCAGAAGTTTATGACGATCCAGAAGAATTCATCCCAGAAAGATGGGTCGAAGGTTCGAAGGCTAACGATAACAAAAAGAATTGGTTAGTCTTTGGCTGTGGTCCACATGTCTGTTTAGGTCAAACTTATGTTTTGATCACTTTTGCTGCATTATTAGGTAAATTCGCCTTACACACCGAGTTTGAACATAAGGTTACTCCATTAAGTGAAAAAATTAAGGTATTTGCTACTATCTTCCCTAAGGATGATTTATTCATGTCTTTCAAGAAGAGAGACCCAATTACCGGTGAAGTTACCGAATAG
- the SEC59 gene encoding dolichol kinase (similar to Saccharomyces cerevisiae SEC59 (YMR013C); ancestral locus Anc_2.560) has product MTSYTVTKSNRSQNPEVSIIELKSSLINEDISRIGLGTNDKVNRAFSMFKGSNLIIQFLTLCITVYIAYRNPHILLLNSELLIAFMTVLFVCLITILLTFNKTELKFDMIYLIYLSLLVSVVFYNHSIINIEASISNVIINLVLTTNIMESLYVVKLLIQSLLFILINSFENYNDINSNNKFTQLLGASVTNFVFSKALAKIGGLRSLDIVDCNIFSLLLTNVLYLNRIHEDSTIPFMVLSQCLLAFLTVILINYVIETRLISSYRPYVRSFVCLGNILIVLPFLVKYSLIIDGHDPLEWLISFVLESNARQIIMTIWLASVVVLIPSVMTIKDKMSLNTSRKVWHFLIILLIVYPFKIEELLVKIALSGSIVLFMVVEYIRYMKFEPIGNYLDIQLRSFADYRDENGSLIISYLYLIIGVSTPLLISGSPAGLVGLGVGDALASIVGGRWGRLKWSSTNKTIEGTLAFITSTTLVCVFLKQYLEYYQEISVTNLFNMCVLAGILEGNSVLNDNILIPSFMLILEELFINI; this is encoded by the coding sequence ATGACTAGTTACACTGTCACTAAAAGCAATCGTTCCCAAAATCCTGAAGTCAGTATAATTGAGTTGAAGAGCTCATTGATTAATGAAGATATTTCTAGAATTGGTTTGGGAACTAATGATAAAGTAAATAGAGCCTTTTCTATGTTTAAAGGCTCTAATctaattattcaatttttgacaTTATGCATTACAGTCTACATTGCATACCGGAATCCACATATActtttattgaattcagaattattaatagCATTCATGACTGTATTATTTGTTTGTCTAATTACGATTTTGTTGacatttaataaaacagaATTAAAGTTTGatatgatttatttgatatatttatcattactGGTATCAGTGGTATTTTACAATCATAGTATAATCAATATAGAGGCCTCGATATCTAATGTGATAATTAATTTGGTACTGACAACCAATATTATGGAGAGCTTATATGTTGTTAAATTACTCATACAGTCCCTTTTATTCATTCTAATAAactcttttgaaaattataaCGATATTAACTCCAACAATAAGTTTACTCAGTTATTAGGTGCAAGCGTAACCAATTTTGTATTTAGCAAAGCATTAGCAAAAATCGGTGGACTAAGAAGTTTAGATATAGTTGACTGTAACATATTCAGCTTATTATTAACTAATGTCTTATATTTGAACAGGATTCATGAAGATTCAACGATACCATTTATGGTTTTATCACAATGCCTTTTAGCTTTTCTAACAGTTATTCTAATAAACTACGTTATAGAAACTCGACTAATTTCATCATACCGCCCTTATGTCAGATCATTTGTTTGTTTAGggaatattttaatagtaCTACCATTTCTAGTGAAATACTCTTTGATTATCGATGGACATGATCCATTAGAATGGTTGATTAGTTTTGTTTTGGAATCAAATGCACGTCAAATTATTATGACTATTTGGTTAGCTTCTGTTGTAGTTTTAATTCCATCTGTGATGACAATCAAGGATAAAATGTCCCTAAATACTTCAAGAAAAGTATGGCATTTTTTAATCATACTCTTAATAGTTTATCCATTCAAAATAGAGGAACTCCTAGTCAAAATTGCATTATCAGGATCTATTGTTTTGTTCATGGTGGTTGAATATATAAGGTACATGAAATTTGAACCTATAGGCAATTATTTAGATATACAATTAAGATCATTTGCCGATTATAGAGATGAGAATGGTTCACTAATTATATCGTacttatatttaattattggtGTATCAACaccattattaatatctgGTTCGCCGGCTGGATTAGTTGGTTTGGGTGTCGGGGATGCTCTCGCTTCTATAGTCGGTGGTAGATGGGGAAGATTAAAATGGTCAAGTACTAATAAAACGATAGAAGGTACCTTGGCTTTCATTACTAGCACTACTTTAGTGTGTGTTTTCCTGAAGCAATACTTAGAATACTATCAAGAAATCAGCGTGACAAATCTGTTCAATATGTGTGTCCTTGCGGGGATATTAGAAGGTAACAGTGTTCTAAacgataatattttaattccTTCATTTATGTTAATATTGGAAGAACttttcataaatatataa
- the VPS24 gene encoding ESCRT-III subunit protein VPS24 (similar to Saccharomyces cerevisiae VPS24 (YKL041W); ancestral locus Anc_2.558) → MDYLKKAIWGPDQKEQQRIIKGILRKNNRCIDKSLRELSALQAKTQQIIKRSAKKNDIRAVKIYAKELYQINKQYNRMYTSKAQLESVGMKIEEAFKMNMISTQMAQSTGLMMEVNQLVRLPQLQGTMIELEKELMKSGLISEMIDDTMELVGEGEEELDDEVNEEVNKIVEQYTNEIFEKVQDTSGTTFKIPESQKDSEVPEDQIDGEADNMIKEMRERIKALQS, encoded by the coding sequence atggattatttaaagaaggCCATATGGGGTCCTGACCAAAAAGAACAACAACGTATTATTAAGGGTATATTAAGGAAAAACAATCGTTGTATTGATAAATCTTTAAGAGAACTTTCTGCATTACAGGCTAAAACacaacaaataataaaaaggtCTGCAAAGAAGAATGATATTAGAGCAGTCAAAATTTATGCTAAGGAGTTAtaccaaataaataaacaatataataGAATGTACACGTCTAAAGCTCAATTAGAATCTGTTGGAATGAAAATAGAAGAGGCGTTTAAGATGAACATGATATCTACCCAAATGGCTCAAAGTACAGGACTCATGATGGAAGTTAATCAGTTAGTCAGACTACCTCAGTTACAAGGTACAATGattgaattagaaaaagaacTGATGAAATCCGGATTAATAAGTGAAATGATAGACGACACTATGGAATTGGTAGGAGAAGGTGAAGAAGAGTTGGATGACGAAGTTAACGAAGAAGTTAACAAAATAGTCGAACAATATACGAATGAAATATTCGAAAAAGTTCAAGATACATCTGGCACAACTTTCAAGATCCCAGAAAGTCAAAAAGATTCCGAGGTTCCTGAAGATCAAATAGATGGAGAGGCAGATAACATGATTAAAGAAATGAGAGAAAGAATAAAGGCATTACAAAGTTAA
- the MCO14 gene encoding 4a-hydroxytetrahydrobiopterin dehydratase (similar to Saccharomyces cerevisiae YHL018W; ancestral locus Anc_2.554) translates to MYNKILKVKPSLLSKTELAEKLLELPKWRAHEGHLIRQTIEVKDFEICHSLFNNIAMRSHLWGHHPRITMNYNKLDLTLTTHDIGTQISDIDIKLAKRIDTYVERYSK, encoded by the coding sequence AtgtataataaaatactGAAAGTCAAACCCAGCCTTTTATCGAAAACTGAACTAGCTGAAAAACTATTAGAATTACCAAAATGGCGAGCACATGAAGGTCATTTAATAAGACAAACTATAGAGGTCAAggattttgaaatttgtcATTCTcttttcaacaatattGCAATGCGTTCGCATTTATGGGGCCATCACCCACGGATCACTatgaattataataaactaGATCTGACATTGACAACCCATGATATCGGAACTCAAATTAGCGACATTGATATCAAATTGGCGAAGAGAATAGATACATATGTAGAGAGATATTCCAAATAG